The Fibrobacter sp. UWR4 sequence TTCACGTCTACTCCATGAACAAGCCGGACGTGGCCGAAGGCATCTTACGCAACGTTTCCGCCATTCTCGGCAGGAACTTTATCGCATAAAAGTTCGATTACAGCCTGATTTTCATGAAAATCCCCCCATTATTCCAATTTGGGGGGATTTATTTTACTTTATAGGCAAAATAAAAGTTTGTTTTTTCCAAATTCAAATTATATATATTGTCAATGAAACCGCCCCTAACGGGCGAAAAAGGATGAATATGATCTCTTATACCGACGCTTACAAGATTGCAGCCGAAATTCACAAGGACCAGGTGGACAAGGCTGGCGGCCCCTACATTGATTTTCTTCAGAATGTTGTAGACAACCTTAAGGCAAAGGGCGAAACCGAGGAAGTGCAAATCCTTGCACTGCTTCAGGATACCACAACCGCTTCTGCCAAGAAGACCGCAGCAGACCTTGTCCAGATGGGTGTTCCCGCCGACATAGTGGCAAAGATCGAAAAAATGACTTATCGCAAGAACCAGAGCTGGATCGACGAATACAGCTGCAAGCTGATGGCCCAGGGCGTCCCCGCTGAAGAAGCCACCTACGAAGCCCGCGAAAAGGAATTCGTAAAGTTCGCCGAAAGCCTGAAGGACGACCCCATCATGGCAAAGGCCAAGGCAGCCATCCTTACCACCCTTCTGGAAGACAAATATATCCGTCGTAATGAACGTCGTGAGCTTAAGACCAAGTTCCGCCTGAAGAAGTATCAGGCTGCAATCGAAGCTCTGAACACTTAATTCAGCTAAAATACGGATTTTATCCTATAAACGAGAGTCGAGGCAATCGCTCTCGTTTTTTTATCCGGAAATCCTATAATTTTTGTGTGAATTGCACGGCTTTTTGATTAAAACACACAAAAATAACTTTCCAAAAACGTAGCTTTTGCTAAATTTACCCCGTCAAAACCAGATGGTTTTGCAAAACTATATATAAGGAACATTATCATGGCTAATAAGGTCTATAACTTTAGCGCAGGCCCCTCTGTCCTGCCCGAACAAGCACTCAAGGAAGCTTCTGAAGCATGCATCGACTATGCAAACTCCGGCATCAGTATTCTCTCCATGAGTCACCGTTCAAAGCCCATCGAGAACATGTTCCTCGAAACTGAACAGCTTCTCCGCGACCTCATGGGTATCCCCGCCAACTACGATATCATTTTCCTCGGCGGCGGCTGCTCCCTCCTGTTCTGCATGATGCCTATGAACTTCCTCCCGGCCGACGGCGTTGCCGACTACACCGACACTGGTGTCTGGGCAAACAAGGCTCTCAAGGAAGCTAAGCAGTTCGGTAACGTTAACGTTGCTTGCTCCACCAAGGCTGATGTGTACAACCACATCGACAAGAACCTGCAGCTCTCTGACAACGCAACCTACCTCCACGTTACCGCCAACAACACCATTTACGGTACCGAATGGCACAACTTCCCGAAGCCCAAGTCCGGCTTCCTCATGGCTGACATGAGCTCCGACTTCCTCGCCCGCAAGGTGAACGTGGAAGACTTCGGCGTGATCTACGGCGGCGCTCAGAAGAACATCTCCTGCGCAGGCGTTACCGTTTCCATCATCCGTAAGGACTTGCTCGGCAAGGTCGATCGTCAGATCCCCACCATGCTGAACTTCAAGACTCATCTCGACGAAAAGACCGGCGTGAACTCCATGTTCAACACTCCTCCGGTATTCGCAGTCTACACCATGAACCGCACCCTCAACTGGCTGAAGCAGATCGGCGGTGTTGACGCTATCGAAAAGATCAACCGCGAAAAGGCTGCTCTCCTTTACAGCGCCATCGACAACTCCAAGGTGTTCGTCGGTACCGCTGCTAAGGAAGACCGTTCTCTCATGAACGTTCCCTTCGTATTCAACCGCGAAGTTGTTTCCGAAGAAAAGGATGCAGACATGGCTAAGGACTTCATCGAATTCGCAAAGTCCAAGGGTCTCGTCCAGATCAAGGGTCACCGTTCTGTTGGCGGCTTCCGCGCTTCCATCTACAACGCAATGCCCATCGAAGGTGTCCAGGCTCTCGTTGACTGCATGGGCGACTACGAAAAGAAGATCTTGGGCTAAAGCTAATTAGGCGCGAGGCTCCAGGTTTCTGACTCGAGCCCAAAAGTTCAAAAGGTTAAAGGATTCGTCCTTTAACCTTTTTTTCTTTATCCTTTCTACATCCCGCTTCGTCCTTCATCCAGCCAACTTCCAACTGTCTACTTCCTACTGCCTACCGTCTACTTCCTACTGCCTACCGTTTACTACATTTACTCCTATGAATACCGCTTTTTATGTTTTTATGAAGTTGCTGCCCAAGAACGCAGCCAGCCGAGCCTTTGGCGCCCTTACCCGTTTGCGCATTCCTTTCCTTAGCGCGAAGGCTCGAGACCTGTTTTGCAGCTATTACAAGCTGAACATGGAAGAAGCGGAATATCCTCTGGAACATTACGCAAATATCGGTGAACTTTTCATCCGCCATCTGAAGCCAGGCGCACGTCCCATTGCAGAAACCGAAATTGTAAGCCCTGTAGATGGCGTACTCTCCCAGACCGCGGTCTTCGATGACAACCCCCAGTTGATCCAGGCCAAGGGTAAGACCTACACCCTGAAGTCCCTCCTTCGCGACGGGGAATTGGCAAAGAAGTTTGAAGGCGGAGCCTTTGCCACCATCTACCTGGCACCCTTTAACTACCACCGCATTCACTGCCCTGCCAAGGCAGAAGTCATCGGCGCAAGCTACTGCCCGGGAACCCTGTGGCCCGTCAACGTAGGCAGCGTGGAACGGGTAGAAGGCCTCTTCAGCATTAACGAACGTCTCACCAGCCACCTCCGTCTGGAGGACGGTTCCGAGATGCTAGTCGTCAAGGTGGGCGCCACCAACGTGGGACGTATCGGTGTTTCCTACTCCAAGAACCTGCTGGTGAACGCCGGCAAGCTCCCCCGCAACAAGAAGCGTCACGACTGGACTCCCAAGAAAAAGATTGAAATCGAGAAGGGTGGCGAACTGGGCCGTTTCGAAATGGGCAGCACCGTCATTCTCGTGGTGGACAAGAAAATCCGTGAACGCAACCCGGAACTGTTCAAGAACCGCGTGGGCCAGGCCGTCAAGGTGGGCGAAGCCCTCTAGCCTTTACAGCAGTTCCTTTCGTCCTGTATTTTATAAATCCGTCCCATGATTTCTGCAAAGAGATTCGCCCAAAGCGAGGCCGCCCTTTTCAAGGCCACCCAGGACTTCGTCCAGTCCTTTGCAGATGTGACGGACCCCATCATCTTCATATCCGGAAAGGCGAAGACGGTCCAGGCCAGAATCGCCTGGACAATCTTGGGCAGTACCCTCTTTCAGGGAATTTCCTATACGGATATGATGAAGTTGCTAGGCGCCCTCTATAACGCCTTCCCCGAAGAAAAGCTCTGGACCTTACCGGTCCCGAAAGAAGATCAGCTGATGGCAGTCGCCCACCAGGTTTTACAGGGCAAGTCTTGGACATTGATGGAACACCTGCCTGGCATTTTCTGGAGTGTGGGAAGTTTCGTACGACACCACCAGAAAGAGGGTAGCGACCTTACCCAGTGGGCCTCCAGCCGAAATGCGGAAGAAATCTGGCGAGACTTAGGCGAAGTCTACTTTATGGGAAAAGGCAAGCCCCGACCCAAGGCAGCAGCAACCATCTACCGACTGGTATCTCCCTTCCCTCTGGGACTTGGACTGACCCTAGAGAGTTCGCCCAAGATGCCGCCTATCCCGCTGTCCATGGGGGTTAGACGTTACCTTTCCATTCTCGGGCCCGGCAAGTACGAGAAATTTTCCGAGCTGACCCCCGACGAAAAGTACAGGATGGCCCAGGACGTTTTTCGCGAACTGTCTTCCAAAACACCGAACGTAGCCGCCCACGGTCTTCAATTCTTTTTGGAAAGCGGTACCAAGGAATTTATCTGTAGGGACCACTTCAAAACCTGCAAGGCGTGTCCCTTCTACGAATATTGCAAGTACGCCATCCAGAAATAAAACGGACCGTCCTGAAAAAAGCTAAATTCTCTGCGTATGAAAAAACTGCTTCCGATCCTCGCCATTTTTGCACTGCTGTTCAGCGGTTGTAAGGAGGAGCAGATTGTCCCCATCGATTACGAAGGTGTTTCCTACAAAGGCATCCGTCCGGTTATCGCCCTGGTGGACTCTTCCGAGAACAAGATCGCCCACGTAAAGAAGGAAATCAACTACAAGTACCCCGTGTTGGTAGGCGACACCTTAAGCGTGCAGATTCTTGAATTCGAAGGGGATGTTTACGCCCTGGATTATTACCTGAACAGCGGTCGATTCCAGGGAAGCGCCCCCATCCTTCGCGGAGACTACATCGAACAGACCATCCGCGCCGATTCCAAGATTTTCATTTTCAACCACGATAGTTTCCGCCGTTACGAACGTAGCGACCTGGAAGCCTACGTCCGTTCCTTCCCGGAATACCGAGGCGGATTCCCCCAGGAATTCCTGAGCCTCCCCTTCGACAAGCGGGTTACAGGTAAAGTGTCCATCCAGACCAAGTTCTTTATGGGAATTCCCTCCACCTTCCCCGTTCTGGTCCAGGGTTACCAGGCCGATGGACTTCAGTGGAACGTGGCCCGCAGCTGGAACGTCGTGGAGCAGGATCATTTCGACCAGTGGGCAGCCGGATTG is a genomic window containing:
- the serC gene encoding 3-phosphoserine/phosphohydroxythreonine transaminase; this encodes MANKVYNFSAGPSVLPEQALKEASEACIDYANSGISILSMSHRSKPIENMFLETEQLLRDLMGIPANYDIIFLGGGCSLLFCMMPMNFLPADGVADYTDTGVWANKALKEAKQFGNVNVACSTKADVYNHIDKNLQLSDNATYLHVTANNTIYGTEWHNFPKPKSGFLMADMSSDFLARKVNVEDFGVIYGGAQKNISCAGVTVSIIRKDLLGKVDRQIPTMLNFKTHLDEKTGVNSMFNTPPVFAVYTMNRTLNWLKQIGGVDAIEKINREKAALLYSAIDNSKVFVGTAAKEDRSLMNVPFVFNREVVSEEKDADMAKDFIEFAKSKGLVQIKGHRSVGGFRASIYNAMPIEGVQALVDCMGDYEKKILG
- the asd gene encoding archaetidylserine decarboxylase (Phosphatidylserine decarboxylase is synthesized as a single chain precursor. Generation of the pyruvoyl active site from a Ser is coupled to cleavage of a Gly-Ser bond between the larger (beta) and smaller (alpha chains). It is an integral membrane protein.), translated to MNTAFYVFMKLLPKNAASRAFGALTRLRIPFLSAKARDLFCSYYKLNMEEAEYPLEHYANIGELFIRHLKPGARPIAETEIVSPVDGVLSQTAVFDDNPQLIQAKGKTYTLKSLLRDGELAKKFEGGAFATIYLAPFNYHRIHCPAKAEVIGASYCPGTLWPVNVGSVERVEGLFSINERLTSHLRLEDGSEMLVVKVGATNVGRIGVSYSKNLLVNAGKLPRNKKRHDWTPKKKIEIEKGGELGRFEMGSTVILVVDKKIRERNPELFKNRVGQAVKVGEAL